Below is a window of Micromonospora chersina DNA.
CGGCGATCCCGGGTCGCGCTGGTGTCGGCAGCGGCCGGGGTGGCGCTGGTCGCCGCGTCGGTGACGCTCGCGACAAGCGCCAGCGCCGGAACGACCCTCGGGGCGTCGGCGGCGGAGAAGGGCCGGTACTTCGGGACCGCGGTGGCCGCGTACAAGCTGTCGGACGCCACCTACGTCGGCATCCTGAACCGCGAGTTCAACATGGTCACCCCCGAGAACGAGATGAAGTGGGACGCCACCGAGCCGTCCCAGAACCAGTTCAACTACACGAACGCCGACCGGATCGTCAGCCACGCCCAGGCCAACGGCATGCGGGTCCGGGGCCACGCGCTGGCCTGGCACTCGCAGCAGCCGGGCTGGGCGCAGAACCTCTCCGGCACCGCCCTGCGGCAGGCCATGGTCAACCACATCACCCGGGTCGCCACCCACTACAAGGGCAAGATCTACGCCTGGGACGTGGTGAACGAGGCGTTCGCCGACAGCGGCGGCGTCCGCCGTGACTCCAACCTCCAGCGCACCGGCGACGACTGGATCGAGGTGGCGTTCCGCACCGCGCGGGCCGCCGACCCGGGCGCCAAGCTCTGCTACAACGACTACAACACCGACAACTGGACCTGGGCCAAGACGCAGGCCGTCTACAACATGGTCAGGGACTTCAAGGCACGCGGCGTGCCCATCGACTGTGTCGGCCTCCAGTCGCACTTCAACAGCGGCTCGCCGTACCCGGGCAACTACCGCACCACCCTGGAGAACTTCGCCGCGCTCGGCGTCGACGTGCAGATCACCGAACTCGACATCGAGGGTTCCGGCACTACCCAGGCCACCACCTACGGCAACGTCGTCAAGGACTGCCTGGCCGTGTCCCGCTGCACCGGCATCACCGTGTGGGGCATCCGCGACAGCGACTCCTGGCGGGCCAGCGGCACCCCGCTGCTCTTCGACGGCAACGGCAACAAGAAGCCGGCGTACACGGCGGTGCTCGACGCGCTGAACGCCGGCGGCACCACCCCGCCGCCGCCCACGACGACCCCGCCGCCCACCAGCGCCCCGCCGACCACCCCGCCGCCCACCACCCCGCCGCCGTCCGGCAACGGCTGCACCGCGTCACTCGTCACCAACCAGTGGCAGGGCGGCTTCGTCACCACCGTGCGGGTCACCGCCGGCGCCACCGCGCTCAACGGGTGGGCCGTCGCGCTGACGCTGCCGGCGGGCGCGAGCCTGGTCAACACCTGGAACGCCCAGCCCAGCGCCACCAGCGGCGCGGTGACCTTCCGCAACGTGTCCTACAACGGCCAGGTCGGCGCCGGCACCACCACCGAGTTCGGCTTCCAGGGCAACGGCACCGCCCCCGGCGGCACCCCCACCTGCACGGCGGGCTGACCGACCGCGGTCCGGCGCGGGGGTGCTCCCGCGCCGGGCCGCGGTCTCCCCAGCCGCGGAACGGCTGCCACCGCTTCGGCGGTAACGGACCACACGATCAGGGGCGGTCGGACAGCACCGCTCGCACCGCGCGGTGGCCGACGGCGTACATCGTGGGGTTGGTCTCCCGGTAGTAGGTCAGCGCGCTGACGAAGGTCAGCGCCCACCCCTTGCCGCGCGCCCAGGCCGCGTCGTCGAACCCGGCCGTCTCGCGGAACACCTCACGCGAGTCGGCGTCGAGGAGCGTCCACGCCGCCATGGCGTCACAGGCGGGGTCGCCGACGCCCGCCGCGCCGAAGTCGATCAGGCCGCACAGCCGGCCGCCCCTGACGAGCACGTTGCCCGCCAGCAGGTCACCGTGGCTCCAGACGGGCGGACCGTCCCAGGCCGGCGCCGCCAGCGCCGCCTCCCAGACGGAGAGGACCGCGTCGACGTCGACCAGGCCACGGGCGGCCTCGGTCCACTTCCGCAGGTACGCGTCGCGGTCGCTCAACGGCCCGCTGCGGTACCCGACCGGGGCGCCCGCGGTGTCCGCCCGCCGCAGGCCGGCCACCAGTTCCCCGAGGTCGGCGGCGAACCGTCGCGGATCGGTGTTGCCCTCCGCCGGGTGTTCGCCGT
It encodes the following:
- a CDS encoding endo-1,4-beta-xylanase, which codes for MDKVLARGSGSTTGRRRSRVALVSAAAGVALVAASVTLATSASAGTTLGASAAEKGRYFGTAVAAYKLSDATYVGILNREFNMVTPENEMKWDATEPSQNQFNYTNADRIVSHAQANGMRVRGHALAWHSQQPGWAQNLSGTALRQAMVNHITRVATHYKGKIYAWDVVNEAFADSGGVRRDSNLQRTGDDWIEVAFRTARAADPGAKLCYNDYNTDNWTWAKTQAVYNMVRDFKARGVPIDCVGLQSHFNSGSPYPGNYRTTLENFAALGVDVQITELDIEGSGTTQATTYGNVVKDCLAVSRCTGITVWGIRDSDSWRASGTPLLFDGNGNKKPAYTAVLDALNAGGTTPPPPTTTPPPTSAPPTTPPPTTPPPSGNGCTASLVTNQWQGGFVTTVRVTAGATALNGWAVALTLPAGASLVNTWNAQPSATSGAVTFRNVSYNGQVGAGTTTEFGFQGNGTAPGGTPTCTAG
- a CDS encoding aminoglycoside phosphotransferase family protein gives rise to the protein MPAGQMHRDEVRTDSALVRRLVAGQFPQWADRPVTPVASGGTSNAIYRLGDDLAVRLPRIESAVHQVEFEHEWLPVLARHLPVAVPEPRVVGRPDESYPWPWAVFHWVDGEHPAEGNTDPRRFAADLGELVAGLRRADTAGAPVGYRSGPLSDRDAYLRKWTEAARGLVDVDAVLSVWEAALAAPAWDGPPVWSHGDLLAGNVLVRGGRLCGLIDFGAAGVGDPACDAMAAWTLLDADSREVFRETAGFDDAAWARGKGWALTFVSALTYYRETNPTMYAVGHRAVRAVLSDRP